Proteins found in one Acidobacteriota bacterium genomic segment:
- a CDS encoding M12 family metallo-peptidase, translating to MTLTPLKTMSRPWIAVLILILIGSVLPLSADDVHLFRTEGVVGLVLPPPPDFPAAARLRPVALTPDITTSGRLAEGDRLVLDLFPGRMYTALIDSTDLNVNGTWTVRGRIEEYPFGYVLISTTGGRSLGAVRIPEKGERYIIQSEPEALTHYLIEPLADHPDEVQVGPPLIPPGPGAQEIQDIEKIAAATAAAGPQDPAQIDVMIVYTPAAREWAEASGGGIANVIAQAMAKAKLGLDNSNTFLTMFLVRSFEVNYTESGSSNTDLERLTYHAGYDPWNRDPDRYMEEVHTWRNQYGADLVSLFALVSDTGGLAWLLNSGSGRPHFGFSLTRVQQAATGYTHIHEMGHNMGCHHHKEQNVQPGPGLFGFSAGWRWVGNDALRYCSIMTYASGSYFTDGQTHTQVAHFSSPNILHQSVPTGHGTNGDNARTIREVKHAVAAYRTVPKNNLTIQAGAGGTTDPSPGTYGYIPGDSAMVTAIPDDHHVFTNWTGDAGGSTSPIHITMDRNKTVRANFRAVQAPSNASGQKVFNRSLLQGEHINVLRWQANPANQGLSIAKYRIHMRSGNTWSMLAEVDPGVFEYRHRKVDKSAGYTYAVVAVVDGRDGYPAYITIQ from the coding sequence ATGACTCTAACGCCTCTCAAAACCATGTCGAGGCCATGGATCGCCGTGCTGATTCTGATTCTCATCGGGTCCGTCCTGCCTCTCTCCGCGGACGATGTCCATCTTTTCCGAACCGAGGGAGTCGTCGGTCTCGTGTTGCCCCCTCCTCCGGATTTCCCGGCGGCGGCACGACTGAGACCCGTCGCCTTGACTCCGGACATCACGACTTCGGGCCGACTGGCCGAGGGAGACAGGCTGGTTCTCGATCTGTTTCCGGGTCGGATGTATACGGCCCTCATCGACAGCACGGATTTGAACGTCAACGGCACATGGACGGTCCGCGGCCGCATCGAAGAATATCCTTTCGGCTACGTCCTGATCTCGACAACCGGCGGTCGGAGCCTGGGCGCCGTCCGGATCCCTGAGAAAGGCGAACGCTATATTATCCAAAGCGAACCTGAGGCCCTGACGCATTATCTGATCGAACCCCTGGCGGATCATCCGGACGAGGTGCAGGTCGGTCCTCCTCTCATCCCTCCGGGGCCAGGAGCTCAGGAAATTCAGGATATTGAAAAGATCGCTGCGGCGACGGCGGCCGCCGGACCTCAGGATCCGGCCCAAATCGATGTGATGATCGTCTATACGCCCGCCGCCCGGGAGTGGGCCGAAGCATCGGGCGGGGGGATCGCCAATGTCATCGCCCAGGCGATGGCCAAAGCGAAGCTCGGCCTGGACAACAGCAACACGTTCCTGACCATGTTCCTGGTCCGCTCCTTCGAGGTCAATTATACGGAAAGCGGCAGTTCGAATACCGACCTGGAACGACTGACCTACCATGCCGGCTACGATCCCTGGAACCGCGATCCCGACCGCTATATGGAGGAAGTCCATACGTGGCGCAACCAATACGGGGCGGACCTGGTGTCTCTTTTCGCCCTCGTCAGCGATACGGGGGGGCTCGCCTGGTTGTTGAATTCGGGTTCGGGCCGTCCTCATTTCGGGTTTTCCCTGACCCGTGTTCAGCAGGCGGCCACGGGCTACACCCATATTCATGAAATGGGCCATAACATGGGCTGCCATCACCATAAGGAACAGAACGTTCAGCCCGGCCCCGGATTGTTCGGCTTTTCCGCCGGCTGGCGATGGGTCGGAAACGACGCTCTCCGGTACTGTTCGATTATGACGTATGCGTCGGGATCGTATTTCACCGACGGTCAAACCCACACCCAGGTGGCTCATTTTTCGAGCCCGAATATTCTTCATCAAAGCGTTCCCACGGGTCACGGGACCAACGGAGACAACGCCCGCACCATCCGCGAGGTCAAGCATGCCGTCGCCGCCTATCGGACGGTTCCCAAAAACAATTTGACGATCCAGGCCGGCGCGGGCGGAACCACGGATCCGTCTCCGGGAACGTACGGCTATATCCCCGGCGATTCGGCGATGGTCACGGCCATTCCCGACGACCATCATGTTTTCACAAATTGGACCGGGGATGCCGGCGGCTCGACCAGTCCGATCCATATCACCATGGATCGAAACAAGACCGTCAGGGCGAATTTCCGGGCCGTCCAAGCGCCTTCGAATGCATCCGGCCAAAAGGTCTTCAACCGGTCTCTTCTGCAGGGCGAGCATATCAATGTCCTCCGCTGGCAGGCCAATCCGGCCAACCAGGGGCTTTCCATCGCCAAGTACCGGATCCATATGAGAAGCGGCAATACCTGGAGCATGCTCGCCGAGGTGGATCCCGGCGTCTTTGAGTATCGGCATCGGAAAGTGGACAAGTCGGCGGGCTATACTTACGCGGTGGTCGCCGTCGTCGACGGCCGCGACGGCTATCCGGCCTATATCACCATCCAGTAG
- a CDS encoding diacylglycerol kinase family lipid kinase, whose amino-acid sequence MSLQKSLLVVNPAAGHGRGLKCFRRLESRIRAAFPGIAVRLSEYPGHAVDIGRSAAGGGFTRVICLGGDGTPFEVLNGLCTEGRPDSLPELGLIPAGTGNSFLRDFDVLSADQALDGITAGRRRAVDMVEFSYDQDGRRVRRFMINILGVGLIADILKLTNERLKGFGALGYSLAVLIRLAKGMRNSIDITADGRTRTVKNSALVVSNSKFTGGKMKIAPDADTADGQADLVVFREVNRREILAIFQGVFSGSHSAHPKVEMERASEIAIDGSPPLLLMADGELLGKTPLTLKVLPGALTVLA is encoded by the coding sequence ATGTCTTTACAAAAATCGCTTCTCGTCGTCAATCCGGCTGCCGGACACGGCCGCGGGTTGAAGTGTTTCCGCCGTCTGGAAAGCCGGATCCGAGCCGCATTTCCGGGAATCGCCGTGCGCCTATCGGAATACCCCGGGCACGCCGTGGACATCGGGCGTTCGGCGGCCGGCGGGGGCTTCACCCGGGTGATTTGCCTCGGCGGCGACGGGACGCCTTTCGAAGTCCTCAACGGCCTCTGCACGGAGGGCCGACCCGATTCGCTTCCCGAGCTTGGGCTGATTCCGGCCGGAACGGGAAATTCCTTTCTCCGTGACTTCGATGTCCTATCGGCCGATCAGGCCCTTGACGGCATCACCGCCGGCCGGCGCCGCGCCGTCGACATGGTGGAGTTTTCTTATGACCAGGACGGCCGCAGGGTGCGCCGCTTCATGATCAACATTCTCGGCGTCGGGCTCATCGCCGATATCCTCAAGTTGACAAACGAGCGCCTGAAAGGATTCGGCGCCCTGGGATACAGCCTGGCCGTTCTGATCCGGTTGGCCAAGGGCATGCGCAACAGCATCGACATCACGGCCGACGGCCGGACCCGGACGGTGAAAAACAGCGCTCTGGTCGTCTCCAACTCCAAATTCACGGGCGGAAAAATGAAAATCGCGCCGGACGCCGATACGGCGGACGGACAAGCCGACCTCGTCGTTTTCCGTGAAGTCAACCGGCGGGAAATCCTGGCCATTTTTCAAGGTGTTTTTTCCGGATCGCACTCAGCGCACCCCAAGGTGGAGATGGAACGGGCCTCGGAGATCGCGATCGACGGGTCTCCCCCGCTTCTCCTCATGGCCGATGGAGAACTTCTCGGTAAAACCCCGCTCACCCTGAAGGTCCTTCCCGGCGCCTTGACCGTCCTCGCATGA
- the buk gene encoding butyrate kinase, which translates to MRILVINPGSTSTKIAVYENDREIFSENIAHSVEDLERFAKIVDQKSYRKDIILQVLKERGFEAGDFAAVVGRGGVLHPIPSGVYRVNAKMLRDLQEGVQGEHASNLGGLIADEIARPLDLPAFIADPVVVDELDDWARLTGIPEIPRRSIFHALNHKYTARLAAADLGKAYEDCRLIVCHMGGGVTVGAHKHGRVVDVNNGLNGEGPITPERAGTMPAADLVDLVLSAKYDRGTLRKMLAGQGGMVAHLGTNDMRDVVRRMDEGDAAARLVFEAMVMTTAKQVGQCAAVLKGRVDAVVLTGGLAHSREFVDRLREQVEFIAPVFIYPGENEMVALAEGVLRVLQGKETAKTY; encoded by the coding sequence ATGCGGATTCTGGTCATCAATCCCGGTTCAACTTCAACCAAGATCGCCGTCTACGAGAATGACCGGGAGATTTTTTCGGAAAACATCGCCCATTCCGTCGAAGATCTCGAACGCTTCGCGAAAATCGTCGATCAGAAAAGCTACCGGAAGGATATCATTCTCCAGGTTCTGAAGGAACGTGGATTCGAGGCCGGGGACTTTGCGGCCGTCGTCGGGCGGGGCGGCGTTCTCCATCCCATTCCGAGCGGCGTCTACCGGGTCAATGCCAAGATGCTCCGGGATCTCCAGGAAGGTGTTCAGGGAGAGCACGCCTCGAATCTCGGCGGCCTGATCGCCGACGAGATCGCCCGGCCTCTGGATCTTCCGGCCTTCATCGCCGATCCCGTCGTCGTCGACGAACTCGACGACTGGGCCCGGCTGACCGGAATTCCCGAAATCCCCCGGCGGAGCATCTTCCACGCCCTGAACCACAAATACACGGCCCGGCTTGCGGCCGCTGATCTGGGAAAGGCTTATGAGGACTGCCGTCTGATCGTCTGCCATATGGGGGGCGGCGTCACGGTCGGAGCCCACAAGCACGGACGCGTCGTCGACGTCAACAACGGATTGAACGGCGAGGGCCCGATCACGCCCGAACGGGCCGGCACGATGCCCGCGGCCGATCTCGTCGATCTGGTCCTTTCCGCGAAATACGACCGCGGCACTCTGCGGAAAATGCTGGCCGGGCAAGGCGGCATGGTCGCCCATCTCGGGACCAACGATATGCGCGACGTTGTTCGGAGAATGGACGAGGGCGATGCCGCGGCCCGCCTCGTTTTCGAAGCCATGGTCATGACGACGGCCAAGCAGGTCGGGCAATGCGCCGCCGTTCTCAAAGGGCGGGTCGATGCGGTCGTTCTGACGGGCGGGCTGGCTCACAGCCGGGAATTCGTCGACCGGCTACGGGAGCAGGTCGAATTCATCGCCCCCGTCTTTATCTACCCCGGGGAAAACGAAATGGTCGCCCTGGCCGAAGGCGTTCTCCGGGTGCTTCAGGGAAAAGAGACCGCCAAGACCTATTGA
- a CDS encoding carbohydrate binding family 9 domain-containing protein, with translation MFYPILAGCLGFLLAATALPAAEITAVRTAEPPKIDGLLADPAWKSAVPVTDFLMVEPRPGDEPTERTEVRILYDDANLYIGVFCFDAEPGRISANTMAHDSAESVQRMGFGRPPAAAAEDLVRILLDPFQDRRTAYVFIVNPLGARSEGLAFAGSASLNWDGIWEARSRILDNGWSAEIRIPFKSISFKPGLSAWGINIERTIPRKQETIRLSGTTADSNFNNPGDAAVLAGIEGIRQGLGITFKPYGLTAVRRSGPENRPASWEIDGGFDLYKSITPNLAGVVSYNMDFAETEADERRINLTRFPLFFPEKRMFFLEGSEVFSFSSSISFTPFFSRKIGLVQGAPVPVLYGAKIYGKIGDTNLAALNVRTGESGDLPGRNLLAARMTRNIFAQSRIGWIFTNGSPTGERNALAGADFNYTSSEFLGNKNLLLAAWAAYNWNERDEGRHHGFGFRADYPNDLLNIQSTYAYYGEALDPGLGFMMRRGIQTGYARIGYRPRPADGFLGRFVRQFFFSTSADLYWDLAGNLETRRLDVSPLSFRTESGEQIETKITANRDILPFDFEVARGVVLPAGPYDFTNFEFGFTTSRHRPASFEAEVKFGGFYSGRYDDIKLGLTLKPSGYLMLGFDTNMVRGRLPEGRFSENVTQIKVDLFLSPDFGFMNYIQYDDISRRLGWNARLRWQISPGNEIYLVYNTNWERRWDPARRFHPLEGRGVLKISLSIRP, from the coding sequence ATGTTTTATCCGATCCTTGCCGGCTGCCTTGGTTTTCTCCTTGCGGCGACCGCTCTTCCCGCCGCAGAGATCACGGCGGTCCGTACCGCTGAACCGCCCAAAATCGATGGGCTGCTTGCGGATCCGGCCTGGAAATCGGCTGTCCCCGTCACGGATTTCCTCATGGTCGAACCGCGCCCCGGCGACGAGCCGACGGAACGGACCGAAGTCCGCATTCTTTACGACGACGCCAATCTCTACATCGGCGTTTTCTGTTTCGACGCCGAACCCGGAAGGATCTCGGCCAACACCATGGCTCACGACAGCGCCGAGTCCGTCCAGAGAATGGGTTTCGGCCGGCCGCCCGCCGCGGCCGCGGAAGACCTGGTCCGCATTCTGCTCGATCCGTTCCAGGACAGACGAACCGCCTATGTCTTCATCGTCAATCCCCTCGGCGCCCGAAGCGAAGGTCTGGCCTTCGCCGGGAGCGCCAGCCTGAACTGGGACGGAATCTGGGAAGCCCGCAGCCGGATCCTGGACAACGGCTGGAGCGCCGAAATCCGGATTCCTTTCAAGAGCATTTCCTTCAAACCCGGCCTGTCCGCCTGGGGAATCAATATCGAGCGCACCATCCCCCGCAAACAGGAAACCATTCGCCTGTCGGGGACAACGGCCGACAGCAATTTCAACAACCCGGGCGACGCGGCCGTCCTGGCCGGGATCGAAGGCATCCGCCAGGGTCTGGGAATCACCTTCAAACCTTATGGGCTGACGGCGGTCCGCCGCAGCGGCCCGGAAAACCGACCCGCCTCCTGGGAAATCGACGGCGGATTCGACCTTTATAAGAGCATCACCCCGAATCTGGCCGGTGTCGTCAGTTACAACATGGACTTTGCCGAGACCGAGGCCGACGAGCGGCGCATCAACCTGACCCGCTTTCCCCTGTTCTTTCCGGAAAAACGCATGTTTTTTCTGGAGGGGTCCGAAGTCTTCAGCTTCAGTTCAAGCATCAGCTTCACCCCCTTTTTCAGCCGGAAGATCGGGCTTGTTCAGGGGGCTCCGGTTCCGGTTCTCTACGGCGCCAAAATCTACGGCAAGATCGGCGACACCAATCTGGCCGCCTTGAACGTCCGGACCGGCGAGTCCGGCGATCTTCCCGGACGCAATCTTCTGGCCGCCCGGATGACCCGGAATATTTTCGCCCAGAGCCGAATCGGCTGGATCTTCACGAACGGCAGCCCGACGGGCGAAAGGAACGCCCTGGCGGGAGCGGATTTCAATTACACCTCCTCGGAATTTCTCGGCAATAAAAACCTCTTGCTGGCCGCCTGGGCGGCCTACAATTGGAACGAACGGGATGAGGGCCGCCATCACGGTTTCGGTTTCCGCGCCGACTATCCCAACGATCTCCTGAATATCCAGTCGACTTACGCCTACTACGGCGAGGCGCTCGACCCCGGACTGGGCTTCATGATGCGCCGGGGAATTCAGACCGGTTACGCCCGAATCGGCTACCGCCCGCGCCCGGCAGACGGCTTTCTCGGCCGTTTCGTCCGGCAGTTCTTCTTCAGCACGAGCGCCGATCTCTACTGGGACCTGGCCGGAAATCTCGAAACGCGCAGACTGGATGTTTCGCCTTTGAGTTTCCGCACGGAAAGCGGGGAGCAGATCGAAACGAAAATCACGGCCAACCGGGACATCCTGCCCTTTGATTTCGAGGTCGCCCGGGGAGTCGTCCTTCCGGCCGGACCTTACGATTTCACGAATTTCGAGTTCGGCTTCACAACGTCCCGGCACCGCCCGGCCTCGTTCGAAGCGGAGGTCAAGTTCGGGGGGTTTTATTCCGGACGCTACGACGACATCAAGCTCGGATTGACCTTAAAACCCAGCGGATACCTCATGTTGGGTTTCGACACCAACATGGTTCGGGGCCGACTTCCCGAGGGCCGCTTCAGCGAAAACGTCACTCAGATCAAGGTCGATCTTTTCCTTTCGCCCGACTTCGGTTTCATGAACTACATCCAATATGACGACATCTCGCGCAGGCTCGGCTGGAACGCCCGGCTCCGCTGGCAGATTTCTCCGGGAAACGAAATCTATCTCGTTTACAATACAAACTGGGAACGGCGCTGGGACCCGGCCCGACGGTTTCATCCCCTGGAGGGACGGGGCGTTCTCAAGATCTCGCTGTCCATAAGGCCGTAA
- a CDS encoding patatin-like phospholipase family protein: MIGVCISGGGAKIGFAVGVLEVMAERGIRPDLLYGISSGSLCTAALCYGDLAFLKDTLLAIEKRRDVLKKQWHKVIWTLLTKKGEADGWFEMDTMRRKLDTLPRDTPQIKGVVGYVKLRSGEIVFKSTSQTDKKDFLDAVQASCSIPVYMQTRRVNGDNYVDGGVRDILPMKPLLKDDLKVDEVHVICLSPLNPASDKTFRTIIDVAVRSLDLLLNEILQNDYDTMIRTNRLIAQKQALEGRLQQWLEGKRIVTPFRYLPERIICDTTDFRRETILEGIAHGREIAARVLKDYPHPPPDSSAFPG, from the coding sequence ATGATCGGAGTCTGCATTTCCGGAGGCGGTGCGAAAATCGGATTTGCCGTGGGGGTTCTCGAGGTGATGGCGGAGCGTGGAATCCGGCCGGACCTGCTTTACGGGATATCGAGCGGAAGCCTCTGCACGGCCGCCCTCTGTTACGGAGACCTGGCGTTTCTGAAGGACACCCTCCTGGCCATCGAAAAACGGCGTGATGTTCTGAAGAAACAATGGCACAAGGTCATCTGGACCCTCCTGACAAAAAAGGGTGAAGCGGACGGCTGGTTCGAAATGGACACCATGCGGCGGAAGCTGGACACTCTGCCCAGGGACACACCGCAAATCAAGGGCGTCGTGGGGTACGTCAAACTGCGGAGCGGAGAGATTGTGTTCAAGTCCACGTCCCAAACCGACAAGAAAGATTTTCTCGACGCCGTTCAGGCCAGCTGCTCCATTCCGGTTTACATGCAGACCCGGCGCGTGAACGGGGACAACTACGTGGACGGAGGGGTCCGGGACATTCTCCCCATGAAACCCCTCCTCAAAGACGACCTCAAGGTCGACGAAGTCCACGTCATCTGCCTGAGTCCGCTCAATCCCGCCTCCGACAAGACCTTCCGCACCATCATCGACGTCGCGGTTCGGTCCCTGGACCTTCTGCTTAACGAAATCCTGCAGAACGACTACGACACCATGATCCGCACGAACCGGCTGATCGCCCAGAAACAGGCCCTCGAAGGCCGGCTTCAACAATGGCTGGAAGGCAAACGCATCGTCACACCCTTCCGTTACCTGCCCGAACGCATCATCTGCGACACAACGGATTTTCGAAGGGAAACCATTCTGGAGGGAATCGCCCACGGCCGGGAAATCGCCGCACGGGTTCTGAAAGATTATCCTCATCCGCCGCCGGACTCCTCGGCGTTCCCCGGATAA